The following is a genomic window from Synergistaceae bacterium.
TCTTAAAAATCAAATCGCTCTTCAGCGGCAACAAACGAACCGCGCTCTTCTCTCCTGTTGTCAAAATCGACGCTCTCTCCTTTCAGTCTACCCGCGCCTATTATACCAGGCCGGGCACGGACAGGCAGACTTCCGGCGCCAAAGATTTACTGAGAAGTTGAGTATATAAACATAATGGGAAAAATTAGAGGACATATCAGGCCTTTTACTTTAAACTGGTTTCAGGCCGCTTCCAGAGCGTTCAGGTTTTTAAACTCGCGCCAGATCACCAGGGCCGACAGGGTTGACGCGCAAACGTCCGCCGCCGGCATGGCGAAGAATACCCCCGATATCCCGAAGAAGCGAGGCAGGACGAAAAGAATCGGGATGTAAAAGAGAATCTGTCGAGACAGGCTCAACACCGTGCCCTGAATGGGTTTCCCTATGGCCTGGAAGAAGTTGGCGCTGATCATCTGAAAACCGATAATGGGAAGGAACATCGTGCAAATCCGGAGCGCGTGAACCCCCATGTCGAAGATGGGCCCGGCCTCGTTGCGAAAGAGCGCGATGAAAGGCCCCGGAAAAAGCTGGATAAAAGCGAATCCGATGGAGACGAATGCCGTCGCGGAGAGCACCGCCAGACGGTAGGTCTCCTTCACCCGGGCGTACCGCTTCGCCCCGTAGTTGTAGCCAATGATGGGCTGCACTCCCTGATTCAGGCCCATAAGCGGCATGAAAATCATGGTGAGGATGCTGTACACAATCCCCATCGACGCCACGGCCACGTCCCCGCCGTAGGCGAAGAGGCTCCGGTTGAGGGCCATGTTGACAACTCCAATGGCGAGCTGCATGGAAAAGGGAGCGAAGCCGATGGCCAGAATTTTCCGGCACAGCGCCCATTTCAGCTTCATGTCCCGAAGGCGGAAGCGCAGGGCAGTCATGGGGGAGTTGAAGTAGCAGATCACCCAGACGAAGGAGATGAACTGAGAGAGAATCGTCGCCCAGGCGGCTCCGGCGATGCCCCAGCCGAAGACGAAGATGAATATCGGGTCCAGAACGATGTTGGTCAGCGCCCCCAGAATCTGTGTGGCCATTGAGATGCGGGGATGTCCGTCCGAGCGGATGAAGTGGTTGATTCCCGGCCCCATTGCGCTGAACACGCCCCCGTAGAGGATGATCTGAAAATAGGTCCTGGCGTAGGGAAATACGGTGTCGCTGGCCCCCAGCACGTTCTTCAGAATGGGGTCGAGGAAGACGAAGAGGACCACCAGCACCACGAAGGGAATCAGGAAGAGAAGGACGATGGCGTGGCCCATGATTTTTTCCACCTCGTCCCGCCGGCCTTCCCCCAGGCGGATGGAAAAGAGGGCGTTGGCCCCCACTCCGACGATGATCGAGGAGGCCATCATGACCATGACCAGGGGCATAACCAGGGAGATCCCCGCGATGCCCAGGGGATCCACTCCCTGACCCACGTAAATGCGGTCCACGATGTTGTAAACGGCGTTCACCACCATCCCAATAATGGCGGGGACGGAAAACTCAAAAAGGAGCTTCCCGATTTTGTCGTTCCCGATGCGATCCGTGGCGTGACCCGTTTTGTTCAATTTATCCATTTCAATGTCCCAACCTCAATATACCAACAATCTTTATTAAATTCTGATGTTTCCTGTCATCTGCTGCACACCGGTCAAACGGCTTTCTGCAGGCTGTCCAATTATAACAAATGAAGAGGAGCAGCCCTGCGACTGCCCCCCGTGCGGATGTAATATCACTGACCGGCGGTTTTCGTTATCCCGGCAGGACCTCGGCGCGGTTGCCCTGAATTTTCAGCTTTGTACCGTACCCCTTCGAGCGCTCGGCGACCTGCTCCAGAATGGAGGAGTCCTTTGCCGGCGCGGGCCATCCGCCGCGGCTTCGGGGCATCCCGTACCCCAGTTCCACCGCGAGAAGCGATAAGCGGGTCAGTTTGCCGTCCTCCGCCTCCCAGCATGGGATGAGCGTCTCGAAGGCCTCCCGCTTGGACTGAAGTCCTCGTGTGAACTCCGCGTCGCGGGTCCTGTACAGATCGTACATGGTGGCGTCGGCGGGCAGTCCGTAAAATTCGTAATAGTCCGCCGGCGCTTTCGTGATGTTTTCGTTGTGCAGGACAAAATCGCCCAGAGAATAAAAAATGGGGCAGTTTTTGTAAATCTCTATGCCCCGCAGAACGTGGGGGCCGTGCCCGATTACAGCGTGAGCGCCGCTGTCGATGCAGGCGCGCGCAAATTCTTCGAGGAACGGCGGAGCCACGAATTTTTCGGCTCCGGGCTGCTGGTGACAGTGGATGGAAATGACGATGTAGTCGGCCTGAAAGCTGGCGTCGTAAATGGCCCGCTTCACCCTGGCCATGTCGTCGGGATGCACGGTGGATTTTTGTCCGACTTTTTCGCTGATTTCGAACAGAAGGTTGTCGAACTCGATGGTATTTTCGGGCAGGGCGGTCTTGTAGCCCTCGCTGCGGGACATTTCGTTAAGGACGTTAATTTGGGTCCCTTCTGCTATTTCCTGCAGAACTTTCGCCTGGTCGGCCTTGATGAAGTACGTGGTTTTGATGCGCAGGCCGTTCACGCCAGGCCGTCCTATTACGCTTCCCGAGGCGTTTCCGGCCATGGCCGCCGGATTGAACGAGGACACCGTGCCGATAAGCGCGACCCTTCCGGAGTTGCAGTCCAGATAGGCGGGCTCGGCGGCCCGCTGCAGGTCAAGCCCCACTCCCGCGGAGGGGAAGCCCGCTTTTTGAAGGTTCTCCAGAGTCTTTTCCAGTCCGCCGTAGGAGAAGTCCAACGTGTGATTATTGGCAAAAGACGTGATGTTGAAACCGAACCTTTTGGCGTCCTCCAGTATCTCGCGGGGCGCGCAGAGGTAGCTTCCGCCGTTGTACTGAGAACCGTAGGACTCGTAGTCGTGGACCGTCGTTTCCAGGTTGAAAAAACGCATGTCGCCTTTTCGAATCTCCGCGGCGATTTCCTCGAATCCCGGGTAGGTTTCAGGCAGCCGGCGATGAACCAGCATGTCGCCCGCCGCCGTAAACTTCATTTTGACCGACATTACAATACCTCCCAATAAGTTTTATTTATCAGAAAATCAAACGGCGCTTTCCTCCGGAAACAAATGACAGGCCACGAAATGCCTTCCCTTCCCCGAAGCCGTTTCCGCCGCCCCGTCCTGCCGTCGGGTCTGGGACCGCAGAGGAGGCGTGACCGTCCGGCAGACGTCCCGGGTGTAGTCGCACCGCGCGGCGAACCGGCACCCCGCCGGAGGGTTGACGGGGCTGGCGAGCTCTCCCCGGATGGGCTTGATCTCTTTGTTGCGCATGGTGATGTCCGGCTCGGGGATGGCTGACAGCAGCGCCTTCGTGTAGGGGTGCAGAGGATTTTCGAACAGAGAATCGGAGTCGGCGTGCTCCACGCACTGCCCCAGATACATCACCACGATCTCGTCCGAGATGTGCCGGACCACCGAAAGGTCGTGGGTGATGAACATATAGGTGAGTCCCCGATCCTCCTGGATGTCCATGAGCAGGTTGAGAATCTGGGCCTGAATGGATACGTCCAACGCGGAAACCGGTTCGTCGCAGACGATGAACTCCGGGTTGAGGGACAGGGCCCTCGCTATGCCTATACGCTGACGACGCCCTCCGTCCAGCTCGTGAGGATACGCTCCGGCGCAGCGTCGGGCCAGGCCGACGATGTCCATGAGCTCCGCCGCCCGCTGAAACGCGGCCTGTTTCCCGGAGCAGGTCCGGTGAATCAGCATGAACTCCGCGATGGTCTCGGCCACGGACATGCGCGGGTCCAGACTGGAGTAGGGGTCCTGAAAAATAATCTGCATTTTCCGGCGCATCTCCTGCAGCTGCCGGCTGTGGAACCTGGAGATGTCCTGCCCGTCGAAAAGCACCTGTCCTTCCGTGGGCTCCAGAAGACGGATGAGCGTCCGCCCCAGCGTGGACTTGCCGCAGCCCGACTCTCCCACGACGCCCAACGTTTTTTTCGGAAGAATGGTGATGTTGACGTCGTCCACGGCGTGGAGCAAACCTCCCCGCACCCTGAAGTATTTTTTGAGCCCCCGGGTCTCCACCAGCGGCTGAATGTCAACGGACGCCGTCATTTACGATCCCTCCCCGTTTCGGTTCACCGGCCGCCAGTTTCCCCGATTTTCGCAGAGATGGCAGGAGATCAGGTGCGTTCCCTCCTGATAGACCGCGGGGCTTTCCTCGTCGCAGCGGCTCGTTTTTTGCGGGCATCGGGGGGAGAAGCTGCAGCCCTTCGGGAGATTCACGGGGTCGGGCATCAGGCCGGGGATGGGCGTCAGACGTCGAGTTTTGACCCGCAGATTGGGGATGGACCCAAAAAGCCCCGTGGTGTAAGGATGGTGGGCCTCGGACAGGTAGATGTCCGTCGCCTGTCCCGCCTCAATGAGCCTGCCCGCGTACATCACCGCCACGTTGTCGCAGGTCTGGGCCACGATGCCCAGATCGTGGGTGATCATGATCATGGCGGTTCCCAGCCGGTCCCGCAGCTCCCGAATCATGTTGATGACCTGCGCCTGAATGGTGACGTCAAGGGCTGTCGTGGGCTCGTCCGCGATGAGAAGCTCCGGTTCGCAGGCCAGGGCCATGGCGATAACCACGCGCTGTTTCATCCCGCCCGAAAACTGGTGGGGATAGTCGTACTTGCGAGCGGCAGGAATGCCCACCAGCGACAGCACCTCGTCCACCCGTTTCTGAATCTGCTCCGCCGTCCTGCCGCTTTCGTTGTGAAGCTCCAGCGCCTCGGCAATCTGTTCGCTCACCGACATGACGGGGTTGAGGCTGGTCATGGGGTCCTGAAAGATCATGGCGACGCGTCTGCCCCGAATTTTCTGCATTTCGGACTCCGGAAGGCGGACGAGGTTTTTCCCCTCGAACTCAATGACGCCTCCCGTGACGCGTCCGGTGTTCTCGGGGAGCAGGCCCATGCAGGCCAGAGCCGTCGTGGTTTTGCCCGCGCCGGTTTCTCCCACGAGGCCAAGAGTTTCGCCTCTGTTCAGGGAAAAAGTGATGCCGTTGACGGCCTTGACCGTTTCCAAATCGGTTCGATAGATCACCGACAAATCTTTTACCCGCAGCAAGGAATCTGTCATGTTTTCGCCCTCCCGGCCTCAGGTTCGGAGGCGGGGATCCAGAGCGTCCCTCAGGCCGTCGCCCAGAATGCTCATGGAGAAGGACGCCACGCAGATCAAAACGCCGGGGAAAAGAACCAGATGGGGCGCGGTGCGCAGAAATTCCTTGCCTTCGCTGACCAGCGCCCCCCACTCCGGCTGGGGCGGATTGATCCCCAGGCCGAGAAAACTCAGGGTCGCGGCGGACAGGATCATGGAGGCCACGTTGGCGGTGGTCTGAACGATCAGAGTTCCCACGGAGTTGGGAATGACGTGCTTCACGAGGATGTGAAGGGTGGAGGCTCCGCCTGCCCGCATGGCCTCGATGTACTCCTGCTCGGCGATGTTGAGCACCGATGATCGGACGATACGCACGAATCCGGGAATATTGGTCAGTGAAATGGCGATACAGATGTTGACGATCCCTGATCCCATAGCGGCCACAACGGCCATGGCGAACAGGGTAGAGGGAATGGCGGAGAAAATGTCCAGCGCCCGCATGACGATGTCGTCCAGCTTTCCGCCCACGTAGCCCACCAGAGCTCCCAGCAGGCTTCCCACGATCAGCGTGGCGATGGACGTGGCAAAGCCGATGAGCAGAGAGATTCGCCCTCCGTGAAGACAGCGCGCCAGAAGATCCCGCCCGTAGCCGTCGCAGCCGAACCAGTGGACGGCGGAGGGCTGGGCCAGCTTGAGTTTCGGGGCCATCTTCAGCGCCACGCTGTAGGGAACGATGAGGTCCGCCAGAACGGCGCAAAGAATCAGGAAGGAGATGACGACAAGCCCGAACATCGCCAGCCGGTCTTTTTTGAGCCTGCGCCACACTTCCTTCCAGCGGCTTTCCTTTTTGAACGTCAGGATGTCAGGTGCTGCGTCGGACAGGGCATTCACGGCGTTCATCTCCTTCATCCCCTCCTTCCGGAATATTTCGCTTTGATGCGAGGGTCCACGAAGGCGTAGGAGAGGTCCACCGCTAGAATCACGAAGGCGAAGACCACGGCGAAGACGATGATGCCGCCTGTGACCACCGGAACATCCTTCTGTTTGATGCCCGCCACGATGAAGGACCCCAGGCCGGGCAGGCCGAACAGAGTCTCCGTGGCGATGGCTCCTCCGATCAGGATGCCGAAGCTGTTTCCAGCCACGGTGATGACGGGGAGAAGCGCGTTTTTCATGGCGTGTTTCCAGATGACCCGCTGCCGTGGGGCTCCCTTGGCTTTGGCGGTGCGGACGTAGTCCTGACGGATGGTCTCCAGCATACTGGATCGGGTGAAACGCAGCTGGCGTCCGCCGTAGGGAAGTCCCAGAGCGATCATGGGCATGACGTAGCTTTTCCAGCTGGCGATTCCGTTGGCCGGAAACCATTTCAGCCTCAGCGAGAAAATGAGCATCAGCACCAGCCCGATCAGAAACGCGGGCTGCGCGGCCATAAGCAGCGCGATTCCCGTGGGGACGCGATCGAACACCGTGTTCTGCTTCACCGCGGAAAGCACCCCCAGGGGCACCCCGAACACCAGCGAGAACAGGATGGCGTTGAACGCCACGGTCAGAGACACGGGAAGGCGGTTGACGATCTCCGTGAAGACCGGTTTTTTGGTGGCGTAGGATTTTCCCAGGTCGAAGTGGAAGATCGCCTCGTACATGTATTTTCCGTAACGCTGAAGGAGGGGGAGATTGTAACCCAGCTGCTCGTTCAGCATGTCGATGTCCTCCTGCAGAGCGCCCGCTCCCAGCAGGTTCGCGCCCGGATCCCCCGGGATCATGTCCACGATGAGAAAAATCAGGAGCGACACCCCGATGATGACGGGAATCAGCATGAGCAGGCGCTTAAAGATGAACCGATGCAAGAATCTTCCCCCCCTTCTTCATGGTTTGCGGTTATTTCTTTGTCCAGGACCATTCGTAAACCTGTGGATAGTTGGGATAGTTCACGGGGATGGTCAGATCCGGCGTCCAGACGTAGGGCTGAACCTTGTGGAAGACGGGGAACATGGTGGCGGTGGCGGCGATGAAATCCGACACTTCGCTGTAAATTTTTTCGCGCTCGGCCGGGTCTGTGGTGGCGATTCCGGCGTCCCAGAGGGCGTCCAGCTTTTTGTAGTCGAATTTCGTCCCCTCGTATTTGACGTAATAGGTGCCCACGGCCTTCGAGTAGGAATAGCGCTTGTAGAAGTCGAAATCGCCGTTGCAGTCGGTTCCGGAGCAGAACAGGTCGAATTTCTGATGGCGCGCCTGTTCCATGTTCGTCGCCGAGTCCAGACGGTTAATGTCGCAGGTCAGCCCGACGTCCGCCAGGTTGCTCTGAAGGACCTGGGCCATTTTCTCGAAGTACCCGCCGGCGGAGCAGTTGATGGTCCCCACGTTGGTTCCGTTGGGGTAGGCGGATTTCTTCACGTATTCCTTCGCCTTCTCCGGGTCGTAGTTGTAGACGAGGCCTTTGGAGGGTGCTCCGGCGTTGCTCTGAGGCTGAACCATGAAGTCCGCGTTCTGGGCGTGTCCGTCGTAGCAGGCGATATTCATGGCGTCCTTGTCGATGGCGTAAGCGATGGCCATACGGATGTTGTCGTCGTCAAGCGGCTTGTGCTCGTAATTGAGCGCGATAAAAGAGATATGGTTCGCGGGAACGAGCTGGGTCTTATACGCGGGGTTGGAGGTCAGAGCGTCCCAGTTGGCGATGGGGGCGATGTACCAGTCCAGCTCGCCGGACTCGAAGGCGATCAGCCCCGCGGAGGCCTCTACGATGGGCGTATAGTGGAGCTTTTTGATGGGAGCCTCGCCCCGATAGTAGTCGGGGAAGGCGGAGCAGGTCCACTCCACGTCGTGCTTCAGGCTGGTGAGGTAATAGGGGCCCGTTCCGGCCAGGGTCAGCTTCGTGCCAAACTCGCCGCCCTGCTCCTCCACTTCCTTCTGGCTGAGGATCATGACGCGGGTCTGGTTGTTGAGGAAGGCGGCGTTGGGGGCGGACAGCTCGACCTTCACCGTGTAGTCGTCCCCGGCGCTCACGTTTTTCACCCCGCCCAGGTAGCTTCTGACCTTGGGCTGTTCCAGCGCGCGTTTGTAGGAAAAGACCACGTCGCTGGCCTTCAGGTCGGCTCCGTTGTGGAATTTGATCCCCTTGCGGATTTTGAAGGTGTAGACGAGGTTGTCGGGGCTGATGGAGTAACTCTCGGCGACCCGCGGCTCATACTTGCTGGTGGCTTCGTTCTGGTGATAGAGGGGCTCGAAAACCTGCCGGAAGAACATCCAGTCCTGAAGATTGGTGCTCGCCTGGGGGTCAATGGTGGTAAGAGGAGCCAGAATGCTCAGATTCAGCGTCCGGTCCCCGTCGGCTCCGAGGGCGCTTCCCCCGCTGACGAGGCAGATTACGGCGGCCGTCAGCAACAACACGTTCATTTTGCAAAACTTTTTCATTCCCTTTCATCTCCTGACTTTTTTGAATATCGCGCTTTTGGCGCGTAAAAAATAAATTAAGACAGCTTACCGATGGGTCTGGGCTTCACCTCCGGAGGAATGGCGCAGCGGTAAACCGCGCCCTCCAGACGTTCCTTCAGCTCTTCCTTCGCCTTTTTGACGATGTCGGGGGAATGGAGGACGTCCACCGCTCCCCCGGCCATGACTTTGGCGGCCAGAAGCATTCCCTTGTGGGCCAGGGAGGTTCGGCCCTGACTCACCCGCTGCCAGGAGTGTCCCGGCGCGGTGATGGAGTAGCAGGTTGTGACGACCTGCGAGGTGGGAACGATCCAGCTCACGTCCCCCACGTCGGAGGAGCCCGGCATCAGCCCGTCGGGGCCGTCCTCGTGAAAGGGAAGAACCAGCTCGCACAGGCTTTTTCCCTCCAGCAGGCGGGAGTATTTTCGAAGGTCGGCCGGATACCTTCCCAAAAAACGGGCCACGTCGTCCAGGGTCCACTCCGCGGTTTTTGCCACGTCATCCGCGAAACGCCGCTCTTCCGCCGTGTAATCCGGCAGTTTCTGGTCCAGAAGGTTGTCGTACAGCACTTTGGAGAGCGTTTTGTTGGGGACGATGTTTGCGCAGGCCTTTATAAACTGGATCTCCAGCTCGGTTTCGGTCATCAGGGCGGCTCCCTGAGCGATTTTGTTGACCCGGGCATAGATTTCCTCCACCTGCGGCGTTTTTGGGGCGCGGATCAGATAGAGCACGTCCGCCGCGGGCTGGACCACGTTGGGGGAGAACCCGCCGGCGTTGGTGATGGCGTAGTGGATTCGCGCCTCCTGAATCACGTGTTCCCGAAGGAAGTTCACCCCCACGTTCATCAGCTCCACCGCGTCGAGGGCGCTGCGTCCGGCGTGGGGGCTGCTCGCGGCGTGGGAGGCCCTGCCCCTGAATTTGTACAGTACCTGAAAGTTGGCCAGAGAGCTCACGTCCCAGATGGCGTTGACCGTCATGGGATGCCAGGTGACAGCCACATCCAGATCGTCAAACACACCCGCGCGCGCCATGAACGCCTTGCCCGACCCGCCCTCCTCTCCGGGACAGCCGTAGAGCCTGACGGTCCCCGAAACGCCGTTTCCCTCAAGGTATTTTCCCACGGCCAGAGCGGCTCCCGCGGAGGCTCCGGCGAACAGGTTGTGACCGCAGCCGTGGCCGTTGCCGCCGGGTGAAAGGGCCTTCCGCTCCGCGATCCCCGGGACCTGGCTCAGGCCGGAAAGGGCGTCGTACTCCGCCAGAATGCCGATCAC
Proteins encoded in this region:
- a CDS encoding MATE family efflux transporter; amino-acid sequence: MDKLNKTGHATDRIGNDKIGKLLFEFSVPAIIGMVVNAVYNIVDRIYVGQGVDPLGIAGISLVMPLVMVMMASSIIVGVGANALFSIRLGEGRRDEVEKIMGHAIVLLFLIPFVVLVVLFVFLDPILKNVLGASDTVFPYARTYFQIILYGGVFSAMGPGINHFIRSDGHPRISMATQILGALTNIVLDPIFIFVFGWGIAGAAWATILSQFISFVWVICYFNSPMTALRFRLRDMKLKWALCRKILAIGFAPFSMQLAIGVVNMALNRSLFAYGGDVAVASMGIVYSILTMIFMPLMGLNQGVQPIIGYNYGAKRYARVKETYRLAVLSATAFVSIGFAFIQLFPGPFIALFRNEAGPIFDMGVHALRICTMFLPIIGFQMISANFFQAIGKPIQGTVLSLSRQILFYIPILFVLPRFFGISGVFFAMPAADVCASTLSALVIWREFKNLNALEAA
- a CDS encoding CapA family protein, coding for MSVKMKFTAAGDMLVHRRLPETYPGFEEIAAEIRKGDMRFFNLETTVHDYESYGSQYNGGSYLCAPREILEDAKRFGFNITSFANNHTLDFSYGGLEKTLENLQKAGFPSAGVGLDLQRAAEPAYLDCNSGRVALIGTVSSFNPAAMAGNASGSVIGRPGVNGLRIKTTYFIKADQAKVLQEIAEGTQINVLNEMSRSEGYKTALPENTIEFDNLLFEISEKVGQKSTVHPDDMARVKRAIYDASFQADYIVISIHCHQQPGAEKFVAPPFLEEFARACIDSGAHAVIGHGPHVLRGIEIYKNCPIFYSLGDFVLHNENITKAPADYYEFYGLPADATMYDLYRTRDAEFTRGLQSKREAFETLIPCWEAEDGKLTRLSLLAVELGYGMPRSRGGWPAPAKDSSILEQVAERSKGYGTKLKIQGNRAEVLPG
- a CDS encoding ATP-binding cassette domain-containing protein; amino-acid sequence: MTASVDIQPLVETRGLKKYFRVRGGLLHAVDDVNITILPKKTLGVVGESGCGKSTLGRTLIRLLEPTEGQVLFDGQDISRFHSRQLQEMRRKMQIIFQDPYSSLDPRMSVAETIAEFMLIHRTCSGKQAAFQRAAELMDIVGLARRCAGAYPHELDGGRRQRIGIARALSLNPEFIVCDEPVSALDVSIQAQILNLLMDIQEDRGLTYMFITHDLSVVRHISDEIVVMYLGQCVEHADSDSLFENPLHPYTKALLSAIPEPDITMRNKEIKPIRGELASPVNPPAGCRFAARCDYTRDVCRTVTPPLRSQTRRQDGAAETASGKGRHFVACHLFPEESAV
- a CDS encoding ABC transporter ATP-binding protein, whose translation is MTDSLLRVKDLSVIYRTDLETVKAVNGITFSLNRGETLGLVGETGAGKTTTALACMGLLPENTGRVTGGVIEFEGKNLVRLPESEMQKIRGRRVAMIFQDPMTSLNPVMSVSEQIAEALELHNESGRTAEQIQKRVDEVLSLVGIPAARKYDYPHQFSGGMKQRVVIAMALACEPELLIADEPTTALDVTIQAQVINMIRELRDRLGTAMIMITHDLGIVAQTCDNVAVMYAGRLIEAGQATDIYLSEAHHPYTTGLFGSIPNLRVKTRRLTPIPGLMPDPVNLPKGCSFSPRCPQKTSRCDEESPAVYQEGTHLISCHLCENRGNWRPVNRNGEGS
- a CDS encoding ABC transporter permease is translated as MNAVNALSDAAPDILTFKKESRWKEVWRRLKKDRLAMFGLVVISFLILCAVLADLIVPYSVALKMAPKLKLAQPSAVHWFGCDGYGRDLLARCLHGGRISLLIGFATSIATLIVGSLLGALVGYVGGKLDDIVMRALDIFSAIPSTLFAMAVVAAMGSGIVNICIAISLTNIPGFVRIVRSSVLNIAEQEYIEAMRAGGASTLHILVKHVIPNSVGTLIVQTTANVASMILSAATLSFLGLGINPPQPEWGALVSEGKEFLRTAPHLVLFPGVLICVASFSMSILGDGLRDALDPRLRT
- a CDS encoding ABC transporter permease, with amino-acid sequence MHRFIFKRLLMLIPVIIGVSLLIFLIVDMIPGDPGANLLGAGALQEDIDMLNEQLGYNLPLLQRYGKYMYEAIFHFDLGKSYATKKPVFTEIVNRLPVSLTVAFNAILFSLVFGVPLGVLSAVKQNTVFDRVPTGIALLMAAQPAFLIGLVLMLIFSLRLKWFPANGIASWKSYVMPMIALGLPYGGRQLRFTRSSMLETIRQDYVRTAKAKGAPRQRVIWKHAMKNALLPVITVAGNSFGILIGGAIATETLFGLPGLGSFIVAGIKQKDVPVVTGGIIVFAVVFAFVILAVDLSYAFVDPRIKAKYSGRRG
- a CDS encoding ABC transporter substrate-binding protein, translated to MKKFCKMNVLLLTAAVICLVSGGSALGADGDRTLNLSILAPLTTIDPQASTNLQDWMFFRQVFEPLYHQNEATSKYEPRVAESYSISPDNLVYTFKIRKGIKFHNGADLKASDVVFSYKRALEQPKVRSYLGGVKNVSAGDDYTVKVELSAPNAAFLNNQTRVMILSQKEVEEQGGEFGTKLTLAGTGPYYLTSLKHDVEWTCSAFPDYYRGEAPIKKLHYTPIVEASAGLIAFESGELDWYIAPIANWDALTSNPAYKTQLVPANHISFIALNYEHKPLDDDNIRMAIAYAIDKDAMNIACYDGHAQNADFMVQPQSNAGAPSKGLVYNYDPEKAKEYVKKSAYPNGTNVGTINCSAGGYFEKMAQVLQSNLADVGLTCDINRLDSATNMEQARHQKFDLFCSGTDCNGDFDFYKRYSYSKAVGTYYVKYEGTKFDYKKLDALWDAGIATTDPAEREKIYSEVSDFIAATATMFPVFHKVQPYVWTPDLTIPVNYPNYPQVYEWSWTKK
- a CDS encoding amidohydrolase, coding for MDKKKILDKKEVWDKKEMYRYLDDNLKVMADVSDKIWDCAETAFEEVRSAALLMDLMRERGFTVEEKTGDVDTAFCASWGSGGPVIGILAEYDALSGLSQVPGIAERKALSPGGNGHGCGHNLFAGASAGAALAVGKYLEGNGVSGTVRLYGCPGEEGGSGKAFMARAGVFDDLDVAVTWHPMTVNAIWDVSSLANFQVLYKFRGRASHAASSPHAGRSALDAVELMNVGVNFLREHVIQEARIHYAITNAGGFSPNVVQPAADVLYLIRAPKTPQVEEIYARVNKIAQGAALMTETELEIQFIKACANIVPNKTLSKVLYDNLLDQKLPDYTAEERRFADDVAKTAEWTLDDVARFLGRYPADLRKYSRLLEGKSLCELVLPFHEDGPDGLMPGSSDVGDVSWIVPTSQVVTTCYSITAPGHSWQRVSQGRTSLAHKGMLLAAKVMAGGAVDVLHSPDIVKKAKEELKERLEGAVYRCAIPPEVKPRPIGKLS